The Mercurialis annua linkage group LG7, ddMerAnnu1.2, whole genome shotgun sequence genome includes the window TAAGGTATTCTGTGCAATTTTTAGTTTctagtttattttgatatttatttgttGTCTTCCATTTTCATGGCTGAttataactaatttttatttttaatatttgcagGAGCCAGGAGATTTCTTGGTTTTCATTCTTACTTTATgcattgaaaaattataaagtttttGTTTGTTGATTAGTTTAGTTTTAGAGACtgattaaatttgtaaaataatttattgaatattaatgaATGTAATTAaccatatttttcatttatgtaATTAGAAATTCTCTTATTtagaatttgattaaaattttatatgttttaaattcGGTTAaccaaccgaaccgaaccgcAAAAAACCGAtatttcggttaaccgaaccgaaaaaaccgcaGACCGCATTACTaaaatttggttttaattttataggggtggtttggtttggttcggaaGATTtgcgaaccgaaccgaaccgaaccgaaccgagctCACCCCTAACCAGGAATTAATCAAAGAGTCAGAGGAAAAATATATAAGAATATGTTAGCTTGCACAGGAGACACAAAAATAGGGTTAAAATTTGAGTGGTATCAAATCTTTgcattatatttcaatttaattggtACCAAAACTTTGATTTATATCGAAAtactattaatttctttttaaaaaaaaatcgtacTTCATTAGTTTTTCCGATATGATATGGCGATTAAATGGAACATATATTTTCTTAGAATATGATAAAGGCCAACTGACATTTAACTTATCATGCCCTAAAAAGTATAACTCTTTGATttgaaataaaagttaaaactttGGTACTCcaataataattaaagtttgTTTCTACTGAACTGGAACATAGAATAAAATTGGATGCCACTAAATTAAACTCTTTACCATGGAAATTTAATTTGAGCAAAAAGTCATCGCGGTTATATTATGCATCGGTAATTAACTCacatttaacaattttaatcaattagggacaataattttaaattttaagttaattaaccctaaattcgTACAAAATCAACGCATTCACGAACTGATTCAATTTCAGAGTTAACTGACCTAcgttaattgattaaaaaattactacATGTGAGTTAAAATAACCTCCCGCGTAAATTTAGAAGCCGCGATGACCCGTTGTTcaatttattttgacaaaaaaagtaAGAAATCGATACCTTATCTTCATGATGTTTTACAAGTAAGCATATACGCTTGTAAGCTTCTTCCTTTCGACACTTTGCTTGTTCCATCTGGGATTCTAGAGAAACAACATACTTTTCTACAGTCTTGAGTCTATTGATCAAAGACTTAATGTGAGATCTATTTTTCAAACGCTTCTTTGTTATTTGTTCCACACGATATTCTTTGTACTGcaaatcaaaaattgaaaagcatCACATCAATGTATTGAAAAAATAACAATCATGAATAAGTAGCACCGACATAAACATGGCAAAACGATGCTATTTTGGGGTTtcctatgtaaaaaataaattttcgtgTATGAAACGTCAAGTTTCCAAAATGTTTCCGAATCAGGACATGTTGATTGAATAAACTGTCCGTACTACCTCgaatagaaatataaaatacttACATTGATTCTTTCTTGTATTTCTTCTTTTGATCCTAGAAATTTCCACCAACTCTGTCCTTTTACAGTAGCATTAGTTATTGCTATATCCCTCTTGAACTCCAACTCTTTCATCTTTTGACTGCGAGTTTTTGCATCTATGTTGTCATAACCGTAACGCCATAATGAAATCTCCTTATTAATCGATTCAAGAAAATCATTAGAATTGCTACTGTTTTTGCGTTTGATCTCCTTTAAAAATCGTTTCTCTGCAGCCATGCTCTTATTTCCATTCCCATGTCGCAgtttaaaatctaaattctGATTAAATTTAATCATCGAGCgacaacaaaatcaaaataatcaatCCGCAGTTTAACAAAAAACGAGCAATATATATgataaacatttgaaattttaaactcgtactttaaaattaacttgtgcttcttctttttcttcgtcGTCTTCTGATAAGAACGATCTAATTGCTCTTCCCTGATATATCTTGTTCCTGAAACTTATTTTGTCTAAAATCTGTTCTAATAGCTGGTTATTGCCGTGCATTATTAGGTACCAATCCGATTCTAAAGCAGATTGTAAACTTGTGAATGCCAAGCCTAGTTCGTCGATCTGTCGATAAAAATCATCAGAATTAATTTACGCATGCACAAATGAGCAATTACTATCAAAATTGTAATGTGAATACCTTTTTTCTCTTTAAAGCCTTGAGGAGTTCAGTCTGTTTCCGATCTACGTCGTGAATGATCTTCTCGGATTTTGAAATTTGGCATTTGAAATCCGCGTCTTGACAGGGCCATAGCATGCAATTAGGGTTTTCTTCGTTATTATGAGCAGATGGGATGGAATTTGCTTCCGAATTctccattatatttttttgataattctgATGGAAAATAATCTTGGACAATGGATCGTACATTCTCAGATTTTATACCTGCAAGAGAACTTGCACTCCACTCCAAGAAAAGAAATATGGAGAAAAggataaaatcaattttaattactttggtaaaaaaaattatgggcTTCGGTAGAGAGTGATCAATTTACTAGGTTTGATTTAGAACCGTCGATTtgacaaaaatcaaattaattgaattattttatctttttaataggACTGACCGAACTAATAATTTTGGATTGAGAgacctcaagttcatttgaacttgagatGATCATGTTCACGATTTACACCCTTCATTGTAAACAAAGgggtgtagattaatttaattaaaattatacctttttaatctacaccgttcattttgcAATGAAGAGTGTacatcgtgaacatgaccccctcaagttcaaaatgaatttgaagGAATCTGAATCcaataatttaatctaaaatcAACAAGTGAGTTATTTTGGTTAATTCgattaaattagtaaaatggATATCTATATgggtttcttttttctttcaaaaatacctccttttatggttattttattttttacaaaataaatcttactTTATTCTTTTATCACCACTGGATGAATTTGTACTACGTCCATCTAATGGTGAAATGGACAAAATAGGCTAAAAATAAGTAATTGTAGttttttcatatataataattaaatgtaGGTAAATGTCTTAATAACATCCACCCTTTTGTCTCTTTTTGTAGAACTCTCATTTTCGTCTATATCTGCATCTTCCAGTTTCAGTTTCAGTTGTACTCACAATTACTCACAGTtgtctctttttattttattccgagTTAAAAGAGTCAAATTTACAGAATTCGgtctatttaaaaatgaaaggtcaaaatttggacaaaattgataattttacaggttttaatataattaaaaagagagcGCCGTAAAAAAACTTCGatctttttcctttttcaatCACCCTAACACTATAAAATCgtcaattatatctaaatttcaCACTTTTGGGTTTCAATTGCACCGAAAGGACTCTTTTTCattcgaattttttttagaaaaatctctatatatatatatatatatatatatatatatatatatatatatatatatatatatatatatatatatatatatatacttgtgGATACAATTGCAAGTGAAAGGAGTGAATTTGGTACTATTGGTGATTTTACAATATTTGGGTGAAATTGGAAAGAAATTAAAAGGTTGAGGTTTTTGGGATATTAGGTCAAAGAGATCTAAAAGTTGGATGTTctttaataaatgtaaaatatttgattaatttagttcaatttttaaaaacatttaatcatatttttttgatttttttgatggaTTGGatcaaattaactaaattatataaaaatattcaaacttaattaaaatatattgattaaattggttaattcaatttaatgaaCATTTTACTTTATCGTTCCACCTCGACAATGATAAGAATTATATGCAATGTAAAAGTAGTCAATATGCCACAGCTTGCAACAAGAGTGTATATTgcttattttcatttaataacgCACGTGTCATGTGTCTAATGGAGAATTTTACAACTGGTATGTAAGGAGTAAGGACGaagcttgaatttatttttaaagagattaaaaaaggaaaaattaaatagttagaatgacataaaagttaaaaaaatgaagggTCAAAAAAGCTAAAGGAAAAAGTTTCATGAGGATGAAAAaagctaaatataaaattttgagggGGCTAATTCCCCTGCTAGCCCCCACTTGGCTCCTTCCTTGCGTATATGGTAAAGTAAGTTTACTATAGTGTTGTCCATTGGACCAAATTACAGTCTCTTTTTGGCCAGTTTCTCATTGGAACTTTAGAGAAAAACCCTAAATGCAACAGAATGAGTAAATCATGCGGTACTATAATTCTTGTAGAATTGATTCCATTTCTGTTTTCCATCATTTAAATAGTGTTTTCTGCACTGTACTCAACCGCCGGACGGTCCGGAGTCGCGGTTACATCTTTCTTCTGGATGATTTCTCTGGCATTGTTCAAGGTTGCAAGATGTTCGAAACAACAGCAGTCCTGGATTCAAAGAAACtaataaacaaatatatcaTATCTATGTAAGTTGATATTGAAATTACATGAAgtgcaaaaaatatttttattttatgagaaCAAACAAATGGGAGAAACATAATAggcaaaaaatgaaattttatacccataattttaacgtttttgtcaaatatatcacAATTTTTAAATCTTGCTAGTTTAATTCACCgtcttttaaacttttgtcaaCTGTAAGgagaaattttatatatatatattaacataCGGACATATAACATTACACCatataatattatatcaaaACGAATCATGGATATACTTGATAAAAACTGAAAAGATGATGGACCAAATTTATAAGATTTAAAAATCGTGGTATATTTGCTAAAGACACTAAATATGTGGATAGATAAATTCATTTACTAGTTTGGTAACCTTCTTGTTACTTTTTTCTAATTTGGCAACCTATATGTAAAAAGGTTATAATTCGGTGacttcaaaatatttaatttaactttGTTTTGACCTAATTTTTTTGGAACACGTTGATatgaaataaaagttaaaattatggTACTCCTTCAAAGCTTTCTACCCTGCAAATCTATTTTGAGCAAAGGGTCATCATAATCCTGAAATTATGCTTCGGATATCAAGTAACTCACTCTCATCAAATATAATCAATTAGGGGCAATATACTCTAATTTTAAGTCATTCATAATCCAATTTGGGAGTTAATTGACCTATCCTAATTGATACATGCGATTTGATTAAATCACGCACAAATTTAGGAACCGCAATAACGTTTTGTTCAATCTATTTTgatgaaaaatatgaaattaatgaTACCTTCTCTTCATGCTGTTTTATAAGTAAGCAAATGTGCTTGTAAGCTTTTTCTTTTCGACGCTTTGCTTGTTCCATCTGCGATTCTATAGAATCAACTTGTCTTTCTATGGTCTTCAGTTTTTTAATCCAAAACTTGTAAGATCTACTATGCAAACGCCTGTTTATCAACTTCTCTACATGCTTTTCATTCATCTAccaaagaaaattgaaaaacatcACATCAGTAAAATAGATAGCACGGACACAGGCACGGCAAAACAATGTTATTTTGAAGTTTCTGATGTAAAAAGTGAAGTTTCATGTCTGTAATGTTTCTGGAATGGAACATGTTGATTGAGAACTGTCCATACTACCtagaattgaaatattaattaCTTACATTGATTTTGTCTTGAATTTCTTCTTTTGATCCTAAAAATTTCCACCAACTCTGTCCTTTTACAGTAGCATTAGTTATTGCTATATCCCTCTTGAACTCCAACTCTTTCATCTTTTGACTGCGAGTTTTTGCATCTATGTTGTCATAACCGTAGCGCCATAATGAAATCTCCTTATTAATCGATTCAAGAAAATCATTAGAATTGCTACTGTTTTTACGTTTGATCTCCTGTAGAAACCGTTTCTTCGCAACCATATTCTTGTTTCCATTTCCATGTTGCATCTTAAAATCTAAATTCTGCATCAATATCGAAATAATCAATCAGCAgatcaacaaaaaaaacaagcaaTATATTTTAAACATGAGCGGAATTAGGGAGAGCTTATGGTGGGCAGACGTTTAATAGTATAGTTTTCCGCCTTAAAATTCATAGCATTACCTGCCCATCTTACAAACTTTCAAATAATCTTACTCatcttataataaaaattcaaatcataaacaatttaaattttcaatcttACTTTAAAATTAACTTGTGCTTCTCCTTTTTCTTCGTCTTCTTTTGATAAGAACGATTTAATAGCTCTTCCGTGGTACGTATTGTTCTTGAAACTTAGTTTTTCTAAAACCTGTTTCAGAGGATGAGCCAGATACTTCTGTCCATGAGATATATCGCCCGGACCAGATCGTAAAAAAGATAGCGATCTTGCCCATTCAAGATGATCGATCTGTTAATAAAAATCATCAGAATTGTTATCGAGTTTCTAAAATTCAATTCAATCTTTTACGCATATACGCGAATGAAAGATGGAATACCTTTTCTTTCTCTAAGGTCTTAGAGAGTTCATTATGTTTCTGATCTATGTCGCGAATGATCTTCTCGGAATTTGAAATTTCGCATTTGAAATCTTCGTTTTCGCAGGGCCATAGCATGCAATTAGGATTTCCCTCGTTATTATGAGCAGATGAGATGGAATTAGGTTCCGGATTCTCCATGATAcctatatttttttgataattctgATAGCTATTTAATCTTGAATAGTCTGAGATTTTATACCTGCAAGAGTCTTGCACTGCACTCCAAGAAACTTCTTTTGGAAAAAggataaaatcaaatttaaattactgTGGTAATTTGATCATGGGCTTGGCTAGGGGGTGGGTAAATGGTCGGTTTCATTAttgaataattataattattgataaataatataaattaaataaatgttaGTAGTTGAATTTTTTGAGGAAAAATGGTGTTTTGGTGCTATAATAAGATTAACGTCTAATTACAATATAGGCTAAAAGTGAATGATTATTTAAACTTTTCGAAATACAAAATTACAAATAAGGGTacaattggttttgttcctACGTCGGGATAaacgaaagaaaaaaaatctaacgtgagtaatttttaagtaattaagccaaaacataAAAGTAAAATGTGGatattatgtatatttttttaacagaaaacTTATTGTTGAGACTAAATTAGTATTTAGTAAATCAAATTGAAGAAAACTAAAAGTTCAATAACTAAATTGAAACGAATCTGTCTTAGAACCTTCAATACCTTCAAGTTCAATAATCTTGAATAACTATTATAGTTTTTGCATTTTGACTAACTAATAATCTTGAATAACTAAATTGAAACGAATCAAAAACTATAATAGTTAGAATACCTTCAAGATTATTTATCCTGAAAACATGCATACAACCACACTTAGAACCTACATGTGCCATCCGCACCCTTAATAACGGAAATAGAACAACACTTTCTGTTACAAATTCTTACAAAATCACCAAAAATCCATTATAATTCCATCACAAATTTTATGTCATGAATTGacagtttttcaaaatttaataacatattaattaaaaacagaaaTCATACAAGACCCTGCTCGATAAGGGTTTCATTTCAGCGGAGACCAATAATAATTCTTTTCATAATGATGATCTATTTGGACCGGTCTACCCACCGTCTCACCGGTACTCATATCAATGCCGTAATCCATCCACCGTCTCACAGGCACTTCTAGCCTCGTTATTTTCTTCACTTTTCCATTAACTACATCTTTATAAGTTACAAACAAACTAGGTGGTTTTAGTCTATTACTCCATTCCCATCGATATCctatcatttttaatatttcttcGGTTCTAAGCTCCAACTCCGGCTTAAGATCGCTACATTCGTGCAGGTCAAATATTCTTTTGACGACTTGTGTGACGTTCTTCAAGGCGGATAGATGTCCGAAACAGCAGCATTCCTGAATAATTATTATTGGCCATGAAGCAAGAAATAACCAAGGAGTAAtccgaaaaatataaaatttatcagCTTGCACAAAGGAGATGCAAAGGGTTACAAAATTTGAGTGATATCAAATCTTTGCATTATATTTCAATTCGTATCGAATATTTTTTTCGAAGAGGTACTTCCGTTAGTTTCGGATATGATATGACGAACAAATGAAACATATTCTTAGACTATGCCATATCCTTGGAATATAGTGTACTCTTTCAGTACAAATTAAGGTTTTTCTACTGAAATGACACATAGAATAAAAACTTgcactaccacataagtcactttcagcaacactaACTTAGCAGCAGTTTTGAAACTGCTGCAATAGTTTATATAAGGCAACAGAAAAGTTACGATTTAAAACCGTTGCaaagaaataaacaaaattcaaaattttacgatATAAGGCAACATTCATGACAAACTGCTGCATTAGTTTAAGAAAATACAACAGTTTGACtgaatctagcaacacttttaaactgTTGCATAATCTTATATAAATACAATAGacacaattattatttttattttctttttaaattattagaagATAACTTTCCATTTTTACTTCTCCAtaaaaatcacttttcataaacttaaaaaattaacttctaaaatttcttttattcaattttttttcttttcatttgtttgagaagaaaaaaaaattatatctagTAATTTTAATGATAAGTGCACTTAAGATTTAGACTGTAGAAgaatttttaatcattttatttttatttaaagttaagTGTCTTTTTCATAAGACCTATTGAATTACTtccaattttatatatttatttataaaacagATAGTCCTTTGGGGACAtccgataaaattaataaaacggatgaaaactaattttattcggttaaattttttttacaattttgcaCCAAATAACTGTCATTTTCTTTAGAAACCAAAATTTGGCCAAaaaaagagaattaatattGCGCATGAAATTTACTTTGATGAGAAAAATCATCTACAAGAATCACAATAAAAAGAATAAGTTTCCTTCTTCTTTAAACTTTAATTCTATATAATTTAGtttgtaatttaacctaatttcAGAGAGCGAGAGGGAGAGAAAAGGCTGCCGCCATCGCCGCTGCCCGGCCTGACCTCGCTGCCGCGATCTATCGCCAACGCCCTTCCCATCTCTGTCGCCACCTGTTGCTGCCTCCCCGCTCCTTGCTATGGCCAACCATCGCTACCGCCCCGCTCCTTGCTCAGGTTTTCTGAATTTGACCTAATATATTAAACAGTCTAagtttatatttcaattatattcGTTTGGTTTCTCTTCTTTCTCGTTTCTTCCAAAACCAAAATTGAAGCACTAAGCTGAACTTTTCGTGTTACAGAAGAAGGATAGGAGCAATTGATCTTAATTTCTTCGGTTCAGCTGATTCTATACCTAGGAGTAAGTTGTTT containing:
- the LOC126657325 gene encoding uncharacterized protein LOC126657325: MENSEANSIPSAHNNEENPNCMLWPCQDADFKCQISKSEKIIHDVDRKQTELLKALKRKKIDELGLAFTSLQSALESDWYLIMHGNNQLLEQILDKISFRNKIYQGRAIRSFLSEDDEEKEEAQVNFKNLDFKLRHGNGNKSMAAEKRFLKEIKRKNSSNSNDFLESINKEISLWRYGYDNIDAKTRSQKMKELEFKRDIAITNATVKGQSWWKFLGSKEEIQERINYKEYRVEQITKKRLKNRSHIKSLINRLKTVEKYVVSLESQMEQAKCRKEEAYKRICLLVKHHEDKECCCFGHLSALNNVTEVAKRIFDPLEEYTNLKPELEYRTDQIIEMIACRCRMSSKLERVAPSMIIVRDVFYGKNVKKLVLLEVPVRRWIDLSK
- the LOC126657327 gene encoding uncharacterized protein LOC126657327 isoform X1, with protein sequence MENPEPNSIPSAHNNEKNPNCMLWPCEDVDFKCQISNSEKIIRDIDRKQTELFKALEKEKIYELGFTFTRLVSALASGRSNLSYEQRCCAHPLKQVLEKISFKNKIYQGRAIKSFLPEDEDEEEAQVNFKNLDFKMQHGNGNKNMVAKKRFLQEIKRKNSSNSNDFLESINKEISLWRYGYDNIDAKTRSQKMKELEFKRDIAITNATVKGQSWWKFLGSKEEIQDKINMNEKHVEKLINRRLHSRSYKFWIKKLKTIERQVDSIESQMEQAKRRKEKAYKHICLLIKQHEEKDCCCFEHLATLNNAREIIQKKDVTATPDRPAVEYSAENTI
- the LOC126657327 gene encoding uncharacterized protein LOC126657327 isoform X2, producing MENPEPNSISSAHNNEGNPNCMLWPCENEDFKCEISNSEKIIRDIDQKHNELSKTLEKEKIDHLEWARSLSFLRSGPGDISHGQKYLAHPLKQVLEKLSFKNNTYHGRAIKSFLSKEDEEKGEAQVNFKNLDFKMQHGNGNKNMVAKKRFLQEIKRKNSSNSNDFLESINKEISLWRYGYDNIDAKTRSQKMKELEFKRDIAITNATVKGQSWWKFLGSKEEIQDKINMNEKHVEKLINRRLHSRSYKFWIKKLKTIERQVDSIESQMEQAKRRKEKAYKHICLLIKQHEEKDCCCFEHLATLNNAREIIQKKDVTATPDRPAVEYSAENTI
- the LOC126657327 gene encoding uncharacterized protein LOC126657327 isoform X3 — translated: MENPEPNSIPSAHNNEKNPNCMLWPCEDVDFKCQISNSEKIIRDIDRKQTELFKALEKEKIYELGFTFTRLVSALASGRSNLSYEQRCCAHPLKQVLEKISFKNKIYQGRAIKSFLPEDEDEEEAQVNFKNLDFKMQHGNGNKNMVAKKRFLQEIKRKNSSNSNDFLESINKEISLWRYGYDNIDAKTRSQKMKELEFKRDIAITNATVKGQSWWKFLGSKEEIQDKINDCCCFEHLATLNNAREIIQKKDVTATPDRPAVEYSAENTI